The region GAGGTACCGGCGACAGTCAAAAGCAACACCCGCCGGGCCGGGTAAACCAAGCATGCTCCCGCTGATTTATTCCATGAACGAAACATGTTTATCTCTGTGCCGAGTCGATTTGTGATAAAGTGCCGTTGCCCTCATCCTCCAAAACAGGTGAGGCCAAACGCCCGCGCCATTCTGTTTTGACTTTGCGGCGCTCGGAAATCAACAGTTCAATGATTAGAAACAACAACGCAAACAGCAACACGTACTGAAACCGTTCCTCATAATGCGAGAATTTCAGCGAAGCCAATTCCTTCTTTTCCATTTTTGAAATTTCATCGTAAATGCGATCCAACTCGGCTTGCCCGGAGGAGGCGCGATAATATTTGCCGCCGGTTTGCAGCGCAATTTTCTCGAGCGTGAGTTCATCCAATTTCGTGATGACGACTTCGCCGTTGCTGCCTTTTTTAAAGCCTCCAGTGCGATTGCCCTGCGCATCAACGACGGGAATCGGTACGCCTTTGGTCGAACCGATGCCGACGGGATAAACCACCACGCCCTGGCGCTCGGCCTCTTCCGCCACCGTCATGGCCTCTTCATCGTGACTTTCGCCGTCTGTGATCAAAATCAGAACTTTATATTGGCGTTCGGTGTTCTCGAAACTTTGCAACGCCAACTGCATGGCTTTGCCGATTGCCGTGCCCGGCGTGGGAATCAATCCCGGTTCCAGCACATCAAGAAAGATCTTCGCGGCGCCGTAATCAAGCGTGAGCGGGCATTGCACAAACGCTTCGCCGGCAAACGCAATCAAGCCGATGCGATCGCCCTGCAATTTATCGATCAACGAGGCCACCTCACGCCGCGCTTTCGCCAAACGATTCGGCGGCACGTCCTCGGCATACATCGATTCCGAGACGTCAATCGCAACCATGATGTCAACGCCTTCGCGCTTCACCTCTTCCAGCGCCGTGCCCACTTGCGGCCGCGCGAGCGCGAGAATCATGAATAAAATCGCCGCCAACAAAAGAACCAACTTCCACGTGCGGCGCTTGCGGCTGAACGACGGCATGAGTTGTTCGAGCAGCAACAAATTGCCGAAACGCGCCATGGCCGCTTTTTTCCAGCGCCCCACAAAATAAAAAAAGACGATCAGCAAGGGTATGCCGAGCAGCAAATAAAGTATGGTATCGTTTGCAAAACGGATCATGACGTCTGTAAGAGATATTCGTGACAATTCAGACTGCCGCCCGGGCAGTAATGCATCGATATGTTGATTTTTGTGAGTATCCTATCACTACAACTTTAAGTCGATGCAAACTCCGAGATGTGTCATTCAGAAAGAATCTTGTGAAGTATTAAGAAAGCGACTCGAACCGGCAGCGAACCCGCGACCTCACAAGATTCCTGCTGAATGACAATGACAAAAGTACGGGCAATTCTCGAACTCAACGCTGCGGTGTTATCTTGTCATCCTGAAAGGCTCTGGTGCAGTTCCAGGACGGATGCTGCGTACTTCACAAGATCCCGCCGGCCGGGATGACACTTCGCGAGCGGACTTCGACCAAGTAAATTGGCAATGGCAACAGTGGCTACGGTATTTTGCGAAATTTCGTATTCGCCAAAACAATCTCAACAAATACCAGGCCCAACGCCACGGCCAGCCACGATACAAACAATTCCTTGTAACGCGTGAATTGCTTGACTTCGATTTTTGTTTTTTCGAGTTGATCGATTTCGGCAAAAACTTTCTCCAGACTCTGGCGGTCGGTGGCGCGAAAATATTTGCCTTTGGTCATGTCCGCGATGCGCGTCAGCGAGGCTTCATCAATTTCCACCGGCATGGGCACATAGCGTTTGCCGAAAATGGGGTCTTGCACGGGATACAACGCCTGCCCGCGCGTGCCGACGCCGATGGTGTAGAAGCGAATGTTGAACGCTTGCGCCACGCGTCCGGCAGTCAAGGGATCAATCTCGCCGGCATTGTTGACGCCGTCGGTGAGCAGAATAACCACTTTGCTTTTTGCCTTGCTGTTGCGCAGGCGATCAACCGCGGTCGCCATGCCGAGTCCGATTGCCGTGCCGTCATCCACCAAACCGACATCGACTTTTTTGAGAAAATTAATCAGAATGCCGTAATCCAGCGTCAGCGGGCATTGCGTGAAGCTGCGTGCGGCGAAGACCACCATGCCGATGCGATCGCTTTTGCGGCCTTCGATGAACTGTTGCGCGACTTGCTTCGCCGCTTCAATGCGGTTCTTGGGTTTGAAATCCTCCGCCAGCATGCTGCTCGAAATGTCGAGCGTCAGCACAATGTCGATGCCCTCCGTCGTCACTTCCTCCTCGGTTTGTCCGCTTTGCGGGCGCGCCAGTGCGACGATGATGAGGCCGAGCGCGAGCAATCGCAAGGCGAACAAAAGATGGCGAGCCGAGTAATTCGAGCGCTGCGGCAGGCTCTTCAGCAGGTCGAGATTCGAGTAGCGCAGCGTGGCAGTGCGATGCTTGTAGGTTCGCCAATACCACCATGCCAGCAGTGGCAAAAGCAAAAGTAGAAAAAGAAATTCCGGTTGTGCGAAGGTTAGCATGTCAACTCGCCTCCGCCGGCAGCGGCTCGAGTTTACCCGCGGGCGCCGCTGCGGTTGCCGTTTCTGCCGCGAGAGGCGCCGGCTTGGTCATCTCCACCAGCG is a window of Cytophagia bacterium CHB2 DNA encoding:
- a CDS encoding VWA domain-containing protein; the protein is MIRFANDTILYLLLGIPLLIVFFYFVGRWKKAAMARFGNLLLLEQLMPSFSRKRRTWKLVLLLAAILFMILALARPQVGTALEEVKREGVDIMVAIDVSESMYAEDVPPNRLAKARREVASLIDKLQGDRIGLIAFAGEAFVQCPLTLDYGAAKIFLDVLEPGLIPTPGTAIGKAMQLALQSFENTERQYKVLILITDGESHDEEAMTVAEEAERQGVVVYPVGIGSTKGVPIPVVDAQGNRTGGFKKGSNGEVVITKLDELTLEKIALQTGGKYYRASSGQAELDRIYDEISKMEKKELASLKFSHYEERFQYVLLFALLFLIIELLISERRKVKTEWRGRLASPVLEDEGNGTLSQIDSAQR
- a CDS encoding VWA domain-containing protein, giving the protein MLTFAQPEFLFLLLLLPLLAWWYWRTYKHRTATLRYSNLDLLKSLPQRSNYSARHLLFALRLLALGLIIVALARPQSGQTEEEVTTEGIDIVLTLDISSSMLAEDFKPKNRIEAAKQVAQQFIEGRKSDRIGMVVFAARSFTQCPLTLDYGILINFLKKVDVGLVDDGTAIGLGMATAVDRLRNSKAKSKVVILLTDGVNNAGEIDPLTAGRVAQAFNIRFYTIGVGTRGQALYPVQDPIFGKRYVPMPVEIDEASLTRIADMTKGKYFRATDRQSLEKVFAEIDQLEKTKIEVKQFTRYKELFVSWLAVALGLVFVEIVLANTKFRKIP